The DNA window atgtaTCAGTCTTTTagttgtttaattaatttattctacTATATATTGTTTCTATggctttttttattattaaaaatgatatatatatatatatatatatatatatatatatatatatatatatatatatatatatatatatatagtatgtGAGTAAAAAAAACAACTGAAGTACCAAAATTCTTAAAgtataagaagaagaatatacATAGACAATGTaagtgagaaagaaaaaaacttaataaGACTCAAATACTTTAGTTGCATATATGTTGTCTCCCGAATTCTTTTGTTTCTCTTTAATTATATCTGTCGAGTTATCTTAATTCAGTTCGATTGTCgagaatttaattttatcatttttgacTATGTCTTATTTTCTTTCAACTGATCCAATCGTAATCATGTGTCATATTGTTGGTTTTCATTTAGGTGTATATTATATGTAATATGATAATTAGTTCCCATCCAACTCTTATCCACAAGTGtgtaaaatgaaaaatctcaTCTTGAATGCATGCAATGCAAGTATTTCAATGATATTCGATCTCCAAATGCTTTTATTTGCCAGTACACTTTGGATAGCTagcttatttaataataataatagttaatctTGGAgctagaataatattatatttataatatggaTCTATCAATATTATTAGTAAGGATACTGGCCGACATAGTTGCCTGGTGGATTATAGTTGCAGATTACAAACCACCATCCATTGTTAGTGCATTGAACCCTAGCACAGCCAAGTTGGATAGAGTTACGCCAAACAACTTGAGTATAGTGCAGACATTGTTGTCCTCCTGTACAAGCGTTTGAGCTATAAGAGTAGTAAGGTTTCTCTGCAACCCACAAATTTACTGCGGCTACTCCAGTGACGTACCACTACTTCCCTTGGCTAGATTCTCTCCGTAACCGCCGCCCGAATGGACGAGGTTACAATCCCCCATCCTTTGTTGGGCATAGTTATATGCGTAAGCTGCAACCGTGTCGTTCCACACCATGGGGCCCACGCCAACTTGGGATCGCGCCGTGTTGTGGACGTTGAGATAATCCTGTGGAGAGTTTTGGGCACGAGAAGAAGGgcatattaatgatattattgttatgGTAATAAAAAATGCCAATGAATTAATCATAGAGAAACAAGCCatattgtaatttattatatatatgatgtgCCGAGATGCATAATATTATGGTTAGTTGGTTTCATTTATTTGGTATTTATAGTAGTAGGtcatgtattatttatatataattattcagaactaactaactaactagaGTACTTACTACGATAGTTGAGATCAAATTATTGAGAAAAAGGTGATGACTAGTTGAAGCAAATAAGTTGACCAACAATAATGGATGGATGGGCATGCATGCATTCATTCTTCTTCCCTCAGTTGGACGTGAATCTCATTGCCTTAGCCAGTGGGTTAATTAATAAAGTTGGACATTTACACAGCTTTTTAGGAGGAGGGactattcttttatattatatgcACATAAGGGATTAATTAAAGAATTCTTCACCTCAGCTTCTTTTATGTTTGCCAAATATAAAAAACCAAGGGCTTGTTGTGATTTGGGATAATGTAATAacttgtttatttgaaaaaataacgAGTTTTTGAAATTGTATATTTTACTTTTGTAAAAAAACTTTAAGggtattaataaaatatatctcCACTTCTAACGTAACAACAAAAAGATTTGAATATTCTCAGTTTTTAATACGAGGTGAGCAAAATCCCCTTTCACTAAAAAAAAACGATTTACAACAAACTCTCTACAAGAATATTTCCTTTAAAAGTGGTCATTAGTCATTAtcttattactattattattcaGGAGGCTCCAATTAAAACTAcaattatatcaaatttattgaaaattgatCAATTGTATTTTTGCGAGTACAATATTGATTCTCATGAGATTTGCACTAAAACTCAAAATGATGCAGAAAAATCCCTTATTCGGTAAAACTGTAACTAACCATGGATAAAAAAGTTTTGCAATAACATTTACGTTAATTACTTCACTAtcttcgtgtatatatatatatatatatatatatatatatatagtttgcaTTAACTTTTGCAAATTTATCCATACTTGAGTTtgcaatatttaatatttaaaaatgatgcaATACAATTTGTAATTAGTTGATTATCTTTCAAGTTTAAgtcttatatatatcatttttaatcttataatttttttaataaatcactcCAAATTTTGAAGGATTAAACCGCAAACTACCAAActtatagatttatttattctcacatatttatccaaataaacTTAGCTGAAATTtagaatgaaatattattatattaaagagatttgattattttaaaatataaatNNNNNNNNNNNNNNNNNNNNNNNNNNNNNNNNNNNNNNNNNNNNNNNNNNNNNNNNNNNNNNNNNNNNNNNNNNNNNNNNNNNNNNNNNNNNNNNNNNNNNNNNNNNNNNNNNNNNNNNNNNNNNNNNNNNNNNNNNNNNNNNNNNNNNNNNNNNNNNNNNNNNNNNNNNNNNNNNNNNNNNNNNNNNNNNNNNNNNNNNNNNNNNNNNNNNNNNNNNNNNNNNNNNNNNNNNNNNNNNNNNNNNNNNNNNNNNNNNNNNNNNNNNNNNNNNNNNNNNNNNNNNNNNNNNNNNNNNNNNNNNNNNNNNNNNNNNNNNNNNNNNNNNNNNNNNNNNNNNNNNNNNNNNNNNNNNNNNNNNNNNNNNNNNNNNNNNNNNNNNNNNNNNNNNNNNNNNNNNNNNNNNNNNNNNNNNNNNNNNNNNNNNNNNNNNNNNNNNNNNNNNNNNNNNNNNNNNNNNNNNNNNNNNNNNNNNNNNNNNNNNNNNNNNNNNNNNNNNNNNTATCAGTCTTTTagttgtttaattaatttattctacTATATATTGTTTCTATggcttttttttattattatatattatatatatatatatatatatatatatatatatataaatatatatatatagtatgtgagtaaaaaaaacaactaaagTACCAAAATTCTTAAAgtataagaagaagaatatacATAGACAATGTaagtgagaaagaaaaaaacttaataaGACTCATactttagtttcatatatgttgTCTCCCGAATTCTTTTGTTTCCCTTTAATTATATCCGTCGAGTTATCTTAATTCAGTTCGATTGTCgagaatttaattttatcatttttgaccATGTCTTATTTTCTTTCAACTGATCCAATCGTAATCAAGTGTCATATTGTTGGTTTTCATTTAGGTGTATATTAGATGTAATATGATAATCAGTTCCTATCCAACTCTTATCAACAAGTGtgtaaaatgaaaaatctcaTCTTTAATGCATgcaagtattatataatatttaagtgaaATCATTTCAATGATATTCGTTCTTCAAATGCTTTTATTTGCCAGTACACTTTGGATAGCTagcttatttaataataattataatagttaaGCTTGGAgctagaataatattatatatatatggatctATCAATATTATTAGTAAGGATACTGGCCGACGTAGTTGCCTGGTGGATTATAGTTGCAGATTACAAACCACCATCCATTGTTAGTGCATTGAACCCTAGCACAGCCAAGTTGGATAGAGTTACGCCAAACAACTTGAGTATAGTGCAGACATTGTTGTCCTCCTGTACAAGCGTTTGAGCTATAAGAATAGTAGGGTTTCTCTGCAACCCACAAATTTACTGCGGCTACTCCAGTGAACGTACCACTACTTCCCTTGGCTAGATTCTCTCCGTAACCGCCACCCGAATGGACGAGATTACAATCTCCCATCCTTTGTTGGGCATAATTCATTGCGTAAGCTGCAACTGTGTCGTTCCACACCATGGGGCCCACGCCAACTTGGGATCGCGCCGTGTTGTGGACGTTGAGATAATCTTGTGGAGAGTTTTGGGCACGAGAAGAAGGgcatattaatgatattattgttatgGTAATAAAAAATGCCAATGAATTAATCATAGAGAAACAAGCCATATTGtaacttattatatatgtgATGTGCCGAGATGCATAATATGGTTAGTTGGTTTCATTTATTTGGTATTTATAGTAGTAGTtcatgtattatttatataaaattattcagaactaactaactaactagaGTACTTACTACGATAGTTGAGATCAAATTATTGAGAAAAAGGTGATGACTAGTTGAAGCAAATAAGTTGACCAACAAACAACAATAATGGATGGATGGGCATGCATGCATTCATTCTTCTTCCCTCAGTTGGACGTTAATCTCATTGCCTTAGCCAGTGGGTTAATTAAAGTGGGTACATTTACACAGCTTTTTAGGAGGAGGGactatatattcttttatattatattcacATATGGGATTAATAAAAGAATCATCTTCACCTCAGCTTCTTTTATGTTTGCCAAATATATAAAACCAAGGGCTTGTTATGATTTGAGATAATGTAATAACTTGATTATTTGAAACAATAACGATTTTTTGAAAGTGGATATCTTGCTTTTGTAAAAAGACGTTAAGggtactaataaaataaatatcctCTTCTAACTTAACAACAAAAAGATGTGAATAATCTTAGTTTTTACGGAAATATTCTTCAAGAGGCTCCAACTAAAACTACAATTATACCAAATATATTGCAAATCGACCAATTGTAATTTTGCAATATCgagtacaatactattctctTAAGATTTGCACTAAAACTCAAAATGCTGCTGAAAAATCCCTTATTCTACAACATTTACGTTaatcttcattatcttcatatatatatatatatatatatatatatatatatatatatatatatatatattagatgagTTTAAAAAACCAATGTATTTATGTTCTTGATTTTGGTGACCAATGTTTGAAGATACTTTCTAAGGTGGTGATGAAAGATGGagttttggaaaagaaaatgatagatgaataatataaaatgaagaaGGTAAGAAAAATGTAAGAAAAGATGGAGATGGAATAAtggaaattgaagaagaagaattgaaTAAGGTTAGTAAAGAAGTACATGGGTATATGGGGTTggtgataaataattaataattagttaacgCTAAAATTgttactaattaaatatataatattatttacattcgATATGCACTAGTTCTTGCAATACACATCCTATTCATTAGTGCAAATGCTAATGCAatataaatttctaaattaGTTAGTGTAAATATTAGTGCACACTAATATATGAGATTTTCCTGCCcgagagttcaaaaataattacaatttaagtCATTCGATTTGCACTAGTTTTCGCAATACACATCCAGATTGTTAGTGCAAATTCTAAtgcaatataatttttaaatggaTTAGTGGAAATATTAGTGCACACTAATATAGGGTATTTCTATCcaagagttcaaaaataattacaaattatgCATTCAATCTGCACTAGTTCTCGCAATACACATCCAAATTGTTAGTGCAAACGCTAATACTAAGGCTGTGCAAAAAAACCGGAAAGCCGGTAACCTAACCgaaccgatagttaaccggtttcattttaatggtttattggttaaccggttctaGCGGTTCTAGTTAATCGGTTTTTTTTACCagttaaacggttcggttttcggtttccCTATTTTTCTAACGTtttaaccggtaaaccggtaataatttaattatatatttttatattttacaatttgtatta is part of the Impatiens glandulifera chromosome 1, dImpGla2.1, whole genome shotgun sequence genome and encodes:
- the LOC124940058 gene encoding pathogenesis-related leaf protein 6-like, which gives rise to MACFSMINSLAFFITITIISLICPSSRAQNSPQDYLNVHNTARSQVGVGPMVWNDTVAAYAMNYAQQRMGDCNLVHSGGGYGENLAKGSSGTFTGVAAVNLWVAEKPYYSYSSNACTGGQQCLHYTQVVWRNSIQLGCARVQCTNNGWWFVICNYNPPGNYVGQYPY